The Hyphococcus flavus genome contains a region encoding:
- a CDS encoding amidohydrolase, giving the protein MQNVRWTALAVLMLSACSQQNAGQSETATETEQTAESPADATAPSRSTAETGEVAERPPLDPYPSTYERYPGETVLITGAMVLTGTGERIDNGSVLLQDGKIAAVGAADAVAAPDDAATINADGKWVTPGVIDIHSHLGDYPSPSTASTSDGNEVVGPNTAYVWAEHSVWPQDAGFTRALAGGVTSLQVLPGSANLFGGRTTTLKNVPSRSVQGMKFPGAPYGLKMACGENPKRIYGNSGGPGTRMGNFAGYRSAWIEAQGYKKKWDDYWADYEEWQNDDSNDKGDAPESPARDLKLETLAGALRGDIVVNMHCYRGDEMVQVLDLANEFGYKVTTFHHAIEAYKVADYLAENEVCAAVWADWWGFKLEAYDTVSENAALVHAQPGGCAIIHSDDSRGIQRLNQEAAKAMAAGRRIGIDIGPEDAVAWFTANPAKAMGIIDQTGTLEAGKMADVVIWNQNPFSVYARAEQVFIDGALMFDRNDPSLSPRMDFEIGQRDNGFTGGAGQ; this is encoded by the coding sequence ATGCAAAACGTACGATGGACGGCGCTGGCCGTTCTGATGCTGAGTGCGTGTTCGCAGCAGAATGCGGGCCAGTCGGAGACAGCGACCGAAACTGAGCAAACTGCTGAATCCCCTGCGGACGCTACAGCTCCAAGCCGCAGTACGGCAGAGACCGGTGAAGTCGCCGAGCGCCCGCCGCTGGATCCGTATCCTTCTACGTATGAACGCTATCCTGGCGAGACTGTGCTGATCACGGGTGCAATGGTTCTGACAGGGACCGGAGAGCGCATCGATAATGGCTCGGTTCTGCTTCAGGACGGCAAGATTGCAGCCGTCGGTGCTGCTGATGCTGTGGCGGCGCCGGATGATGCAGCGACGATCAATGCGGACGGAAAATGGGTGACGCCAGGCGTCATCGATATTCACTCACATCTTGGCGACTACCCGTCGCCGTCCACGGCTTCGACTTCGGATGGTAATGAAGTTGTCGGGCCGAATACGGCTTACGTCTGGGCTGAGCACTCAGTTTGGCCTCAGGATGCGGGGTTCACGCGGGCGCTTGCAGGCGGCGTTACGTCGCTACAAGTGCTGCCGGGTTCAGCAAACCTTTTTGGCGGTCGTACGACAACCTTGAAGAACGTGCCTTCACGATCCGTGCAAGGAATGAAATTTCCAGGCGCTCCTTACGGTTTAAAGATGGCTTGTGGCGAAAATCCAAAACGGATTTACGGCAACAGCGGCGGTCCAGGAACGCGCATGGGTAACTTCGCCGGTTACCGTTCAGCCTGGATCGAAGCGCAAGGCTACAAAAAGAAGTGGGATGACTACTGGGCCGATTACGAAGAGTGGCAAAACGATGACAGTAACGACAAGGGAGACGCGCCGGAATCTCCAGCCCGTGATCTGAAACTGGAAACTCTTGCCGGCGCGCTGCGGGGAGACATTGTCGTTAACATGCATTGTTATCGTGGTGATGAGATGGTGCAGGTTCTCGATCTGGCAAATGAGTTTGGATACAAGGTTACAACCTTCCATCATGCAATCGAAGCTTACAAAGTCGCAGATTATTTGGCCGAAAATGAAGTCTGCGCCGCCGTATGGGCTGACTGGTGGGGGTTCAAACTGGAAGCCTATGATACGGTGAGTGAAAATGCGGCGCTTGTTCATGCGCAGCCGGGCGGTTGTGCGATCATCCATTCTGACGACTCGCGTGGAATTCAGCGGTTAAATCAGGAAGCCGCTAAGGCCATGGCGGCGGGCAGGCGTATCGGTATTGATATCGGGCCTGAGGATGCTGTTGCTTGGTTTACTGCGAACCCAGCCAAAGCCATGGGAATCATTGACCAGACCGGGACGCTCGAAGCCGGTAAAATGGCTGATGTTGTAATCTGGAATCAAAACCCGTTTTCAGTTTACGCAAGGGCTGAGCAAGTCTTCATTGATGGCGCATTGATGTTTGACCGGAATGATCCGTCGCTTTCGCCAAGAATGGATTTTGAAATTGGCCAACGTGATAATGGGTTCACCGGAGGAGCAGGACAATGA
- a CDS encoding ABC transporter permease — translation MAANGPEAHDAQTRRPARVARLCAIIAVSAFVAAPIAAVLASATIGGKGEALAHLLGVNGVRYFVTTLALCALAGLGASIIGAVSALLISMTDFPGRRLLSIALVLPFAIPAYVAAYAYGDLLGPFGPVAQLVGVNNIPEIRSLSGAAFVLMLMTYPYVYLAMTASLSSRSSSLMQAARMLGASPLRASLGLLLTASRPAFFGGLALALMEIAAEYGVADFFGVQTLSVGIFRTWYGLGDLAAATQIATGLFLVALVLTIIESASRKGRAAEDVRAHRSSKRLKLSGVHAFGAICICAAPVVFGFIAPAGVLLAKFDPDLSIGAGRDLAAAGVNTASIAAIGAIIAMAIAVILSYAARRARGRIAKSLMRVATLGYAVPGAVMAIGILALSSFVARISGVAVAGGIGVLLYAYVARFLTAGYNSASAGLAQISPEMDAAARSLGAGPARVLSFIHWPMARSSVLAGAGIVAIDIAKELPATLLLRPFNFETLSTRIYRLASDERLADAAPAALILIALGLIPALALSLIADHSNWQKKNARKADKDFAGAEAGLTV, via the coding sequence ATGGCAGCAAATGGACCTGAAGCACATGACGCCCAGACGCGCCGTCCCGCGCGCGTAGCCCGCTTATGTGCAATCATTGCTGTGTCCGCATTTGTCGCCGCGCCGATTGCCGCTGTCCTGGCTAGCGCAACCATTGGGGGTAAAGGCGAAGCGCTTGCGCATTTGCTCGGCGTCAATGGCGTCCGGTACTTTGTCACCACCTTAGCCTTATGCGCCCTTGCTGGGTTAGGCGCATCGATAATCGGCGCCGTGTCAGCACTCCTGATCTCAATGACGGATTTCCCCGGCCGGCGCCTGCTCTCAATCGCGCTTGTGCTGCCCTTTGCAATCCCTGCTTATGTTGCGGCTTACGCTTATGGCGATCTCTTGGGGCCATTCGGTCCCGTGGCGCAGTTAGTGGGCGTCAACAATATACCGGAAATTAGGTCTCTATCTGGCGCGGCATTCGTCCTGATGCTGATGACATATCCGTATGTTTATCTCGCCATGACAGCTTCTCTTTCATCGCGTTCAAGTTCGCTGATGCAGGCGGCGCGCATGCTCGGCGCTTCACCTCTCCGCGCCAGCCTTGGCCTTTTGTTGACAGCAAGCCGCCCAGCATTTTTCGGCGGTCTTGCCCTCGCGCTCATGGAAATCGCCGCAGAATACGGGGTCGCCGATTTTTTTGGCGTGCAAACGCTTAGCGTTGGAATTTTTCGCACCTGGTACGGACTTGGCGATCTGGCGGCCGCGACGCAGATCGCGACTGGGCTGTTCCTTGTAGCGCTTGTCTTGACGATTATAGAAAGCGCCAGCCGCAAGGGGCGCGCGGCTGAAGACGTGCGGGCTCACAGGAGCAGCAAACGGCTAAAACTTTCCGGCGTCCACGCTTTTGGCGCAATCTGCATTTGCGCGGCGCCCGTTGTTTTCGGGTTCATAGCGCCGGCAGGCGTTCTACTCGCCAAGTTTGATCCCGACCTGTCTATTGGCGCCGGCCGCGATCTTGCCGCAGCGGGGGTGAATACAGCAAGCATTGCCGCCATCGGCGCGATCATTGCGATGGCCATTGCCGTTATTCTGTCCTATGCGGCACGGCGCGCCCGCGGGAGAATTGCAAAATCACTGATGCGTGTGGCGACACTGGGATACGCCGTACCGGGCGCAGTCATGGCGATCGGTATTTTAGCCTTGTCATCGTTTGTCGCGCGCATAAGCGGCGTCGCTGTTGCTGGCGGGATTGGCGTGCTTTTATACGCCTATGTCGCGCGGTTTTTGACTGCCGGATACAATTCAGCCTCGGCAGGCCTGGCGCAAATCAGCCCGGAGATGGACGCCGCAGCGAGAAGCCTTGGCGCCGGTCCGGCACGCGTTCTTTCATTCATACATTGGCCGATGGCGCGATCTTCCGTTCTTGCAGGCGCAGGCATCGTCGCCATCGATATCGCCAAAGAGCTTCCGGCTACGCTCTTGCTGCGACCATTCAATTTTGAAACGCTCAGCACAAGGATTTACCGGCTGGCTTCAGATGAGCGCCTCGCCGATGCTGCGCCAGCGGCGCTGATTTTAATCGCACTCGGCTTGATCCCGGCGCTGGCGCTCAGCCTGATCGCCGATCATAGCAATTGGCAAAAGAAAAACGCCCGCAAAGCCGATAAGGACTTTGCGGGCGCTGAGGCTGGATTAACAGTTTAA
- a CDS encoding Fe(3+) ABC transporter substrate-binding protein, whose product MAIYPLKNLVKSGATALAVMVLAACGGQETASTEEASNADRPITGEVNVYSGRHYDSDIVLFDQFTEETGIKVNYIEASGNALIERISQEAEASPADIFITADAGMLWRADQRGVFRAIENDTLESQVPPQFRHPDGKWFGVSKRARIVIFNKEMGLPEGLETYEDLADPAYRGMICVRSSSNIYNQSLLASRIAHWGDERAEAWAAGVVANFARRPQGNDTSQIEAVAAGICRLGIVNSYYTARFKGSDNPEAAAIGEKFELFFPDQEGDGAHVNISGAGVTTHAPNPENAEKLIEFLLREETQGAFASGNNEYPIVEGVEAQGPIAAYSDFRADDLSVSALGENQPAAVMIFDRVGWP is encoded by the coding sequence ATGGCAATTTATCCTTTGAAAAACCTGGTAAAATCAGGCGCAACGGCGCTTGCGGTCATGGTCCTGGCAGCATGTGGCGGACAGGAAACCGCCTCCACCGAAGAAGCCTCAAATGCTGATCGTCCAATAACAGGCGAAGTGAACGTTTATTCTGGCCGCCATTACGATTCAGACATCGTTCTGTTCGATCAGTTTACGGAAGAAACGGGAATCAAAGTTAATTATATTGAGGCAAGCGGTAATGCCTTGATTGAACGGATTAGCCAGGAAGCAGAAGCTAGCCCGGCGGATATCTTTATTACTGCTGATGCAGGAATGTTGTGGCGTGCCGATCAACGCGGTGTTTTTCGTGCAATCGAAAACGATACGCTGGAGAGCCAGGTGCCGCCACAGTTTCGCCATCCGGATGGTAAGTGGTTTGGCGTTTCCAAGCGTGCGCGTATTGTGATTTTCAATAAAGAAATGGGCCTTCCTGAAGGGCTTGAAACCTATGAAGACCTCGCGGACCCAGCCTATCGCGGCATGATTTGCGTACGTTCTTCATCCAACATTTATAACCAATCATTGCTGGCCTCGCGGATTGCTCATTGGGGCGACGAGCGTGCGGAAGCGTGGGCCGCTGGCGTGGTCGCTAACTTTGCACGTCGGCCGCAAGGCAACGACACATCACAGATCGAGGCTGTTGCGGCTGGTATCTGTCGGCTTGGCATCGTTAACAGCTATTATACGGCGCGATTTAAAGGGTCAGATAACCCCGAAGCGGCAGCCATAGGTGAAAAGTTTGAGCTGTTTTTCCCGGATCAGGAAGGGGATGGAGCCCATGTGAATATTTCCGGCGCCGGGGTAACAACGCATGCGCCCAATCCGGAAAATGCAGAAAAGCTCATTGAATTTTTGTTACGTGAAGAGACGCAAGGCGCATTCGCTAGCGGCAATAATGAATATCCGATTGTGGAAGGCGTCGAGGCGCAAGGGCCAATCGCCGCTTACAGTGATTTCAGGGCTGACGACCTTTCTGTCTCTGCGTTGGGCGAAAACCAGCCAGCGGCCGTCATGATATTTGACCGGGTCGGTTGGCCATAA
- the gcvT gene encoding glycine cleavage system aminomethyltransferase GcvT: MPSEATLKKTPLNDLHRALGAKMVEFAGYDMPVQFPMGVLKEHLHTREKAGLFDVSHMGQAVIVGPDHLTAARALETLAPGEFQKLGVSRQRLSVLLNDDGGIIDDLMVSRPDTDGRLNIVVNGACKEADYAYLNERLPDGVKLERFDNRGLLALQGPMASEVLSKHCPAAAELKFMSFAELQIGDIRAVVTRGGYTGEDGFEISTWAEDTEKLARLLLDDPNVEPIGLGARDSLRLEAGMCLYGHDLTPEISPVEGNLSFIIGKRRREEGGFAGADRILKELAEGPKRLRVGILPEGRAPAREGAEIQSVDGKVIGKVTSGGFGPTVGGPVAMGYVETAYAETGTPLQLIVRGKPLAAVVADMPFTPNRYYRG, translated from the coding sequence ATGCCTTCTGAAGCGACCTTAAAAAAAACGCCCCTCAATGATTTGCATCGTGCGCTTGGCGCGAAAATGGTGGAATTCGCCGGTTATGACATGCCGGTGCAGTTTCCCATGGGCGTTCTGAAAGAGCATCTCCATACGCGCGAAAAGGCGGGTCTGTTTGATGTTTCCCATATGGGGCAGGCTGTTATCGTCGGCCCTGATCATCTAACCGCCGCGCGTGCGCTTGAAACGCTGGCGCCCGGAGAGTTTCAAAAACTGGGCGTCTCGCGCCAGCGGCTTTCCGTGTTGTTGAACGATGACGGCGGCATCATTGACGATCTGATGGTCAGCCGGCCGGATACGGACGGACGGCTGAATATTGTCGTCAACGGTGCCTGTAAGGAAGCTGATTACGCTTATCTAAATGAGCGATTGCCTGACGGCGTTAAACTTGAACGGTTCGACAATCGCGGATTGCTGGCCTTGCAGGGGCCGATGGCGTCTGAGGTGCTTTCAAAACACTGTCCGGCCGCCGCGGAATTGAAATTCATGAGCTTCGCCGAGCTGCAAATCGGGGACATCAGGGCGGTGGTGACGCGCGGCGGCTATACTGGCGAAGACGGTTTTGAAATTTCGACCTGGGCGGAAGACACGGAAAAACTTGCGCGGTTGCTGCTCGACGATCCGAATGTCGAACCGATCGGCCTTGGCGCGCGCGACTCGCTGCGTCTGGAGGCCGGCATGTGCTTATATGGCCACGACCTGACCCCTGAAATTTCGCCGGTGGAGGGCAACCTTTCATTCATCATCGGAAAACGCCGCCGCGAGGAAGGCGGCTTTGCGGGGGCGGATCGTATTCTGAAAGAATTGGCTGAAGGGCCAAAGCGTTTGCGTGTCGGCATCCTGCCGGAAGGGCGCGCGCCGGCGCGTGAAGGCGCAGAAATTCAGTCTGTGGACGGAAAAGTTATCGGCAAAGTTACATCCGGCGGTTTCGGCCCTACGGTCGGCGGTCCGGTCGCCATGGGGTACGTGGAAACGGCTTACGCTGAGACGGGGACGCCGCTTCAGTTGATTGTACGCGGCAAGCCGCTGGCTGCTGTCGTCGCTGACATGCCGTTCACGCCCAATCGTTATTACAGAGGTTAG
- the gcvPA gene encoding aminomethyl-transferring glycine dehydrogenase subunit GcvPA, translated as MRYLPLNDADRKAMLGVIGAKDIDDLFSDVPADALNAKFDLPDHQGELEVERTLGRMAAKNRAADAGPFFVGCGAYKHHIPATVDHIIQRSEFLTAYTPYQPEIAQGTLQYLFEFQTQVAALTGMEVANASMYDGSTGCGEAALMARRVAKRNKTILSGGLHPHYGAVTRTNLELVGGKVVQAAMDVDASEDLIDQIDDDTACVIVQTPDVFGNVRDLSGIADAAHEKGALLIAVVTEVVSLGALKSPGEMGADIVVGEGQSIGNGLNFGGPYVGLFATRQKYMRQMPGRLCGETVDAEGKRGFVLTLSTREQHIRRDKATSNICTNSGLCTLAFTAHMTLLGEAGLRKLAALNHDAACKTADALGAIDGVKIVNKNYFNEFTLALPKNAEEVVEQLAGEGVLAGVPGGRLWPDSKDAENLIIVAATECVTDADINVFAAKLREVL; from the coding sequence ATGCGCTACCTCCCTTTGAATGATGCAGATCGCAAGGCGATGCTGGGCGTGATTGGCGCCAAGGACATTGACGATCTTTTTTCAGACGTGCCGGCCGATGCGCTGAACGCAAAATTCGATCTGCCCGATCATCAGGGCGAGTTGGAAGTTGAGCGCACGCTTGGCCGGATGGCGGCGAAAAACCGTGCTGCAGACGCGGGGCCGTTCTTTGTCGGCTGCGGCGCTTACAAGCACCATATTCCAGCAACGGTCGATCACATTATTCAGCGATCGGAGTTTTTGACCGCTTATACGCCTTACCAGCCGGAGATTGCGCAAGGAACGCTGCAATATCTTTTCGAATTCCAGACGCAAGTGGCGGCGCTGACTGGCATGGAGGTCGCCAACGCCTCCATGTATGATGGCTCCACGGGATGCGGCGAAGCAGCGCTGATGGCGCGGCGCGTCGCCAAACGCAACAAAACGATTCTTTCAGGCGGGCTTCACCCGCATTACGGCGCCGTGACGCGCACCAATCTTGAACTTGTCGGCGGAAAGGTCGTTCAGGCGGCCATGGATGTGGACGCGTCCGAGGATCTGATCGATCAGATTGATGACGACACCGCCTGTGTGATTGTGCAAACGCCGGATGTGTTCGGCAACGTGCGTGATTTGAGTGGTATTGCAGACGCGGCGCATGAAAAAGGCGCGCTTTTAATCGCCGTTGTGACGGAAGTCGTCTCGCTTGGCGCGCTGAAAAGCCCCGGCGAAATGGGCGCAGACATTGTCGTCGGCGAGGGCCAGTCCATCGGCAATGGTTTGAATTTCGGCGGGCCCTATGTGGGTCTCTTCGCCACGCGCCAGAAATATATGCGCCAGATGCCGGGCCGTCTCTGCGGTGAAACCGTCGACGCAGAGGGTAAGCGCGGTTTCGTCCTGACGCTCTCGACGCGAGAACAGCACATTCGTCGCGACAAGGCGACGTCGAACATCTGCACCAACTCCGGCCTCTGCACGCTCGCCTTTACGGCGCATATGACGCTGCTGGGCGAGGCGGGTTTGCGCAAACTTGCAGCGCTCAACCACGATGCGGCGTGCAAGACCGCCGATGCGCTTGGCGCCATCGACGGCGTCAAAATCGTCAACAAAAACTACTTCAACGAATTCACCTTGGCGCTCCCGAAAAACGCCGAAGAAGTTGTCGAGCAACTGGCGGGTGAAGGCGTGCTTGCGGGCGTGCCCGGCGGGCGTTTGTGGCCTGACAGCAAGGACGCCGAAAACCTGATTATCGTCGCGGCAACGGAGTGTGTGACGGATGCGGATATAAATGTGTTCGCCGCGAAACTGCGGGAGGTATTGTGA
- the gcvH gene encoding glycine cleavage system protein GcvH: MSIKFTNDHEWVKADGDVYVIGISEHAAEQLGDVVFVELPEVGKTYSKGDEMAVVESVKAASDVYAPISGEIVEVNSAIVDEPAKVNEDPAGAAWFVKLKASNPSELDALMDEAAYKDFAANA, from the coding sequence ATGAGCATAAAATTCACGAACGACCATGAATGGGTAAAAGCTGACGGCGATGTTTACGTCATCGGCATCAGCGAGCACGCCGCTGAGCAGCTTGGCGATGTGGTTTTTGTCGAGCTTCCCGAGGTCGGCAAGACGTATTCTAAAGGCGACGAAATGGCGGTGGTTGAATCCGTCAAGGCGGCGTCAGATGTCTACGCGCCCATCTCCGGCGAGATTGTCGAAGTGAACAGCGCCATTGTCGATGAGCCGGCGAAAGTGAATGAAGACCCGGCGGGCGCCGCCTGGTTTGTGAAGCTGAAAGCGAGCAATCCATCAGAGCTTGATGCGCTGATGGATGAAGCCGCTTACAAGGATTTTGCAGCGAACGCATGA
- a CDS encoding amidohydrolase family protein translates to MNGVFMKTLTGLIAAGSVLATAASAQTIAIMDGTVHTVSGGVIENGDVIIRDGRIAQVGADLSAPSGATVIDASGKIVTPGLIAPYTNIGLVEIGLDNEANDSSPQEGFPLGAALNAVDAFNPDSTVIPVNRASGVTRALSAPNSGDTLFGGKAALVDLSGAPGSVMRADLAQTAAMGYGGASRTGDTRMGAWAVMREYLDEARSYQANPNDYVRRPRSDRMMLSDIKALVPVVSGEQPLLVAIDGAADIRTLIRLKNTYRLRVIILGALEGWRVADELAAANIPVIVSGTANLPDQFEELSATLQNAARLHEAGVQIAFYETNDTTHNARLIRQHAGNAVAEGLPYDAAIAALTLNAARMLGVADQLGSLQPGRVADVVIWDGDPLEVTTVPEAVFIDGRPQDLNNRQRMLMERYRDLDRGDLPHAYRGGE, encoded by the coding sequence ATGAACGGAGTATTCATGAAAACGCTGACTGGTCTAATTGCTGCTGGTTCAGTTTTGGCGACAGCCGCCTCCGCTCAAACTATCGCGATTATGGATGGTACAGTTCATACCGTTTCAGGCGGCGTTATCGAAAATGGCGATGTGATCATCCGGGACGGTCGTATTGCGCAAGTTGGCGCAGACCTTTCTGCGCCGTCTGGCGCAACGGTAATCGATGCGTCCGGTAAAATCGTTACGCCGGGATTGATTGCGCCTTACACTAATATCGGTTTGGTTGAGATTGGTCTTGACAATGAGGCCAATGACTCCAGTCCGCAGGAAGGGTTTCCTTTAGGTGCGGCCCTAAACGCTGTTGATGCGTTTAATCCAGATTCAACGGTTATTCCTGTCAACAGAGCATCAGGGGTCACGCGCGCCTTGTCAGCACCTAACTCGGGCGATACGTTGTTTGGCGGTAAAGCAGCGCTTGTCGATCTGTCAGGCGCTCCAGGCTCTGTCATGCGTGCTGATCTCGCCCAAACTGCGGCCATGGGTTATGGCGGCGCTTCAAGAACGGGCGACACACGCATGGGCGCGTGGGCCGTGATGCGGGAATATCTCGATGAAGCGCGGTCTTATCAGGCCAACCCGAATGACTATGTCCGCCGTCCGCGTTCTGATCGTATGATGCTCTCGGATATCAAGGCGCTCGTACCGGTCGTAAGCGGTGAACAGCCGTTACTTGTGGCGATTGACGGCGCTGCCGACATTCGCACGCTCATAAGACTGAAAAATACATATCGCCTGCGCGTAATTATTCTTGGCGCTTTAGAAGGGTGGCGTGTAGCGGATGAGCTGGCGGCCGCAAATATACCTGTCATTGTATCGGGCACTGCAAATTTGCCTGACCAATTTGAAGAACTCAGTGCGACTTTGCAAAATGCTGCACGGTTGCATGAAGCGGGCGTTCAAATTGCGTTTTACGAAACAAACGACACGACCCACAATGCGCGTCTTATTCGGCAACATGCCGGCAATGCTGTTGCTGAAGGACTGCCATACGATGCCGCGATAGCCGCCTTGACCTTGAATGCGGCAAGAATGTTAGGTGTTGCTGATCAACTTGGCTCTCTACAGCCAGGACGCGTCGCTGATGTGGTGATATGGGACGGCGACCCGCTGGAAGTCACGACGGTTCCGGAAGCCGTCTTCATTGATGGCCGGCCGCAGGATCTGAACAACCGTCAGCGTATGTTGATGGAGCGCTATCGCGATCTGGATCGTGGCGACCTTCCTCACGCTTATCGCGGCGGCGAATGA
- a CDS encoding ABC transporter ATP-binding protein: MTFVLTNISHQFGQTRALASASLSVEPGELVCLFGPSGCGKTTLLKIAAGLEPLQQGSVELDGSLLARPGQETPPEKRPVGLVFQDYVLFPHMTVEKNVAFGLKGQPKPMQRAADYLKSLGIGGLARRYPHELSGGQQQRVALARALARQPMALLLDEPFASIDVTLRRRLREDLRRTLKEQNAAVVMVTHDPEEALAIGDRIAMMRKGEIIEIASPENLFFNPQTLEGASIFPGSQHLPGVIANGVFRSALGETETALGEGPAHAVLRPDALRARQSETGLFEIGDVRFAGPHWLARLKKDGADMFLTVSFDACPPSGGRAEVQIDWSQTPIFSM; encoded by the coding sequence ATGACTTTTGTGCTGACCAATATTAGCCATCAATTCGGTCAGACCCGTGCATTGGCCAGCGCGAGTTTGTCTGTGGAACCTGGCGAACTCGTATGTCTTTTCGGCCCCTCCGGTTGCGGAAAAACCACCCTTTTGAAGATTGCAGCGGGGCTGGAGCCATTGCAGCAAGGCTCCGTAGAACTGGACGGATCATTGTTGGCGCGCCCCGGTCAGGAAACCCCGCCGGAAAAACGGCCAGTGGGGCTTGTTTTTCAGGATTATGTTCTCTTTCCGCATATGACCGTAGAAAAAAACGTCGCTTTCGGTCTGAAGGGACAGCCAAAACCAATGCAGCGGGCGGCGGACTACTTAAAAAGTCTGGGTATTGGGGGCCTCGCTCGACGCTACCCGCATGAATTGTCTGGCGGACAGCAACAGCGCGTTGCTTTGGCGCGCGCCTTAGCACGCCAACCCATGGCCCTTTTGTTGGACGAGCCGTTTGCAAGCATTGACGTCACGTTGCGACGCCGGCTGAGAGAAGATCTGCGACGTACACTGAAAGAACAAAATGCAGCAGTCGTAATGGTCACGCACGACCCTGAGGAGGCTTTGGCGATCGGTGATCGCATTGCGATGATGCGCAAGGGCGAAATTATCGAGATAGCGAGCCCCGAAAACCTGTTTTTTAATCCTCAGACCTTAGAAGGCGCGAGTATTTTCCCGGGAAGTCAGCATTTGCCGGGCGTTATTGCAAACGGTGTCTTTCGTTCCGCGCTTGGTGAGACGGAAACAGCTCTGGGCGAGGGGCCTGCACACGCCGTACTGCGGCCTGATGCGTTGCGGGCAAGGCAAAGCGAAACTGGCTTGTTTGAAATCGGGGATGTGCGTTTCGCAGGCCCGCACTGGCTGGCGCGGCTTAAAAAAGACGGTGCAGATATGTTTTTGACGGTAAGCTTTGACGCTTGCCCGCCTTCCGGGGGGAGGGCCGAGGTCCAGATCGACTGGTCTCAAACGCCAATATTTTCAATGTGA
- a CDS encoding Fur family transcriptional regulator translates to MTNNTTIAGNDNDRKRPAGLLKNEKLVWDVLAASKDPLKAYEILDTLKEQGVRAPMTVYRALEGLEAKGHIHKLDGLNAFVLCNHEGPHVVQTFLVCESCSTVEELEVVAVEADIAPAVKAAAFDMHTARLEIKGNCNSCAAA, encoded by the coding sequence GTGACAAACAATACAACCATTGCGGGAAATGATAATGACCGCAAACGCCCTGCCGGGCTTTTAAAGAATGAAAAGCTGGTTTGGGACGTGCTTGCCGCCAGCAAGGATCCGCTTAAGGCATATGAAATACTCGACACCCTAAAGGAACAAGGCGTGCGCGCGCCGATGACAGTCTATCGGGCGTTAGAAGGGTTGGAAGCCAAGGGACACATTCACAAGCTTGACGGGCTTAACGCCTTTGTCCTTTGCAATCACGAAGGCCCTCATGTGGTGCAGACTTTCCTCGTCTGCGAGTCCTGTTCGACAGTTGAGGAACTCGAAGTAGTGGCGGTGGAGGCCGATATCGCCCCCGCAGTAAAGGCGGCCGCTTTCGACATGCACACGGCGCGTTTGGAGATAAAGGGCAACTGCAACTCCTGCGCTGCAGCATAA